The segment CGTCCGCCCGCGGATCGGCCTTGCCGGCGTCGCTGAAGAGTTCGGGCGCGGCGTAGGCCGTGTCGCGGCCGCCGATGAGCTCCGTGTAGATGATGCTGGGATCGCCTTCCACGCGGGCGAAGTTGAAGTTGGTCAACTTCACCGTCCCGTCGGCGACCAGCATGGCGCCGGGATTGACGTTGCGGTGGACGATGGGCGGATTCGACCTGTGCGCCTTGTCGAGGCCGTCGCTGGCCTGGGCGATGTAGACCACCGCTTCGTACCACGGGAGGGAATCCAGGCGATCGGCCAGGCAAGCGCCTTCGACCCACTCGCTGATGATGTACAGGTTCCCCTGGTCTTCAAGCACGTCGAGGATGGCGACGACGTTGGGATGGCTGACCCGGGCGGTGGCCTTGGCCTCGCGGATGGCGCGGTTCTTCCAGAGGGTTTGCTTGTCGGGCGGCAGGTTGACGTCGGTGACGTACTTCTTGATGAAGACCAGGCGGTCGGTGTAGATGTTGCGGGCCTTGTAAGAGACCGTGCGGGCCGTGGACTTGATGGTCGCGAGGATCTCCAGGTTCTCGAACGGCAGGGTCTCCTCGGTGGGCAGGCTGCTCCCGACCAGATGCTGCGCCATCTCGCGCAACTGCTTGTCGGTCGCCTCTTCGGGCATCCGGGCCTTGTCGGCCTCGATGAAGGGCAGCAGGCGCTCCAGCGGCACTATCTCGATGTCGGTGGGATTCTCGATGTCGAGCGGAGTGTGCGGCGGCACGACGACGGCGGCTTTGGTCGTCAGCTTGCCCATCAGCCCGGAGTTCCAGCGCGACAGGATGGTGTTGAGGGTCTTGGCCTTCATCTCGCAGCGCTGCAGCGGGTTTTCCACCTGGTGGGGCGGGTTGCCGTCGCGATACACGATCCAGTGCTTCTGGTTGATGTGGCCCTTCACCTCGCCCTGCCAGTACTTCGTCTCCACGACGTAGACGCTATGCCGCGTGAGCAGGATGAGGTCTATCTCGATGTTGCTCTGCTTGTGATAGAACCCGGGCAGCACCACGTTGGTGAGAAGCAGGCAGTCGTCGCCCAGGTGGCCGAGCGTGCGGGCAACGGTCTTCTCGAACTCGTTTACCGGGTTGCCGGCGACGATGATTTGCGCCACAGACGGCGGCCTACAGCGGCTTCGGCGCGAGGTACGCGGCGGCCGCCGGCACGGCGCCCCCAAGGCAGACGGCGGCCGACAGCGGCTTCGGCGCGAAGAACGCGGCGGCCGCCGGCACGGCGCCCCCAAGGCGCCCCGATCCGTAAGGAGTCCGAGCCCTCATGAAAACCTTCCTCATCGAGAACCTGATTATAGCCGAGATTGCCTCGCCCCAGGCGAACCAGGTTCAGGCCCGCACGCTCGCCGAAACCAGCGCGCGCACGCGTTCCAGTTCGGCCTTGAACTCCGCGGCGGATCGGTAACGATCCGCCGAATGCTCGCGGAACGCCTTGCCAACAACCCGGTCCAGGTCGGCGACCCAGTCGAGATCCGGCAGCACCGTTCCCAGGGTCGCCACGAACCGCTGCACGGCCGGCGCCAGTTCGTCGATCGGCGCGAAGGCGTCGGGCGGAACCAGGGAAAACGTGCGCGGGCCCAGCCAGGGAGTCGCGGGAAGGTTGCCGGTGATCACGCGGTACAGCGTCAGGCCGAGGCTGTAGATGTCCGAGGCGCCGTGCGCCTGGTTCGGCGACGCGAACTGCTCGGGGGCCATGTAGGTGAACGTACCGATGGGAACGTCGCTGTCCGTCGTGACCTGGGAGATGCCGAGGCCGGCATTCTTGGCGATGCCGAAATCGAGGAGCTTCACACGGTGCGTCTGGTTGGACACCATCACGTTGGACGGCTTGATGTCGCGGTGCACGATGGCCATCGAGTGGGCGAAAGCGAGGATGTCGCACAGGTCTATGCCGATCTGGATGATGCGATCGACCGGCACTTCGCCCACTAGCTCGTCCAGGTTCTGGCCCTCCACCCACTCGGTGACGAGCGTTCCGGGCGGGATGTAGTCGAAGACCTTGATACGCCGTCGTGATAGGTCGAAAGGGCGATGAGGCTCTGGACCTCCTTCTGGAATCGCAGGAGCGCCGCCTCGGACTGCATTCCCATGGGATTGGCCTGCTTGATCGCCACCATCCTCGCCAGGCGCACGTCCTCGGCCCGGTAGAGCGTGCTGTGGAGGGACGTGGCGACGACTCGGTCGACGCGGTAGCCGCCGATGAAATCCCCGGTGCCCAGGGTCCGACCCAGATGCTGCACGGCTCCGGCGCTCGCACCCGCTCCGCCCTCGGCCGGCGGCGCCGCCTCGGCCGGAGCGGCGGACTCGCCGGCCCTCGGAACGGATAGGGTCTTCTCTCCTGCTTTCGATCGCCGGCGGCGTCGCCGGTAAAGGAGCAATAACCCTCCTCCGAGGAGCGCCAAGGCAGCGGCGATGCCGCCGGCGAGCAAGCCGGCGCCCGGGGCCGGTGCGGGCGCCGATGCGGTGGCCGTGCGGCCGGCCGCCTCCCGGCGTTTCACCTCGGCGATGAAATCCAGGGCGGCGAACCGCACCTGCGCATCCCGGCTGGCGGCCTCCTCGGCCATCTCTACCGCGGCGGCGCGGCGCCCGGCCTGGGCCAGAATCTTGGCGACCTCGAGGTAGGTCCAGCCGCTGCGCGGGGAGGCGGCGATACCGGCGTAGCCCTCGGCGAGCGCATCCTCCCAGCGGTGCCGGGCGGCGAGCGCGCGCGCGGCTCGCACGTACAGTTCCGAGCGGCGATCGGCGTTGGCGAGGAGCGCCGCGTCGTGGAGGCGCCTCAGGGCGCCGTCGACGTCGCCCCGCGCCTCGAACTCCGCTGCCTCTTGCACGGCGCGATCGATCTCGGGATCGCCCGCGCTGCGGGTGGCCGTGGTCGCGGACACCGCGGATTGGGCCCAGGCGGCGGCCCCTGGCACGCCGAGGGCGGCCAGCAGTCCGAGCAGGAGCCCCGCGGCCATGCCGCGGAGTCGGCGGCCCAGGAGCCGCCGCGGCCATGTCACCAGGTTCGCCTTCTCCATGCGGAGGGGAACTTTGCGCCCCCGGCGTCGGTCCTCGACACAAGGATGCGCAAACCGAGTGTTGGGCCCCCCGCCTCGCCGCGACCGTCGCGGCGGGATGGGCGACCCGTGCAGTTACCAGCGAGGCGATTATACCCCGCTTGCCCGGCGGATCACTCCGGCCGGCACACCGGCTCATCCCCGCTTGATTGCCAGGTAGGCGACCCGGTAGGTCATCATCGTCACCGGGTCCTCGGTGAAGCAGACGAAGGTCTCGCGCGGCTCCCAGCCGGCGGACCGGAGGGCGGCGTGGACCTCGACCGGATCGTACCCGCGGTGGACATGCTCCTCGTCGAAGCGCCGCCAGAGCCCGGCGTCGACCTCGTCGCGCAGGAGGTACGTGATGTCGAGGCGGCCGCAGCCCGTGGCCGGCTCGAACGTGGACTTCCAGACGCGGACCACGTCGCTCTCGACGCGGGCGTCGGTCTGCGTGCCCCACGCGTGCTTGATGCCGAAGTGCGTGATGGCGTCGAAGAACAGGGTGCCGCCCGTCCGGGCGTGGCGGTGGGCCTGGCGGAAGACGCGTTCGAGGTCGAACGGCGTGTGGCAGTAATTGATGGCGTCGTAGAAGCAGGTGACGGCTTCGAACCGGTCTTCGAGTGCGAAGTCGCGGTAGTCGGCCTGGACGAACTCCGCCCGGGCTCCCCACCGCGCGGCGCGGGCGCGGGCGCGGGCCAGCATCTCCGGCGAGCGATCCACGCCCACGGCGCGCACGTCGCGCAAGGAGAGGGCGACGGCGACCGCTCCGGTGCCGCAGCCGAGATCCAGCACCGATCGCGGCCACTCGCCGCCCCACAGACGGCGGGCATACAGCAGCATGCGGAGGCCGAACCTGCTCTGGCCGGACCGATCGTAGATCGCCGCGTAAGACGAGTAGGGCGTTTCGGCCGGAGACATTACGAATTGTGAGGCGGTTGGTTAACTTGCCGGACCCGGGGGTACATAACAGTCCGGGTAATTCACGGATAGGCAAGCGGCGGCGTCGATTAATCGATGTTTAAACAAATATTAAAAACCCCTTTACTGGGGGAGGCCGAGTACTTATACTGTGAAATTACCAACCGGAGAAACACGTGACCGGGGTCACAATCAAGACCCTGCTCAAAAGCGGGCCCAGTATGAGACAGCTGAAAAGCGCTGTCAAGGCTGGACCACAGTGAGATAGAGGATACGCCCCTGAAAGTCTCTACTCCCTTCCGTAATCGAAATGACGCCAAAGGCGCCCGAAATACAGCGCATCCCAGGAGAAGCCCCATGCCCAACGTGCCGGCCGGGGAGATGCTAGAAGAGGTCGCATCCCCGATCGTCGTCTTCGAGAGCGAGGATGACGGTATCGCCATTCCGTCACCGGCTGATCTGGCTTTCGTCGCCGCCGAGGAGCACGCCGAAGGTCTGGAGCAGTTCGAGGAAGGCGAGGAGGCCGAGGGCGAAGAGAAGCCCGCCGGCAAGCGGGTCAATGCCTCCGCATCCAGCACGCACGCCGAGCAGTCGGACGACTCCATTCGGCTGTACCTGCAGGAGATCGGCCGCAAGCGCCTGCTCACCCACGCCGAGGAGCTGGAGCTGGCTCGCCGCATCAGCATCGGCGACGAGCTAGCCAAGAAGCAGCTCGTCAGCGCCAACTTGCGCCTGGTCGTGTCCATCGCCCGCAAGCATCTGGGTCGCGGCCTGTCGTTCCTGGATCTCATCCAGGAGGGCAACATGGGCCTGATGCGGGCGGCCGAGAAGTAC is part of the Candidatus Tanganyikabacteria bacterium genome and harbors:
- a CDS encoding NERD domain-containing protein, producing MAQIIVAGNPVNEFEKTVARTLGHLGDDCLLLTNVVLPGFYHKQSNIEIDLILLTRHSVYVVETKYWQGEVKGHINQKHWIVYRDGNPPHQVENPLQRCEMKAKTLNTILSRWNSGLMGKLTTKAAVVVPPHTPLDIENPTDIEIVPLERLLPFIEADKARMPEEATDKQLREMAQHLVGSSLPTEETLPFENLEILATIKSTARTVSYKARNIYTDRLVFIKKYVTDVNLPPDKQTLWKNRAIREAKATARVSHPNVVAILDVLEDQGNLYIISEWVEGACLADRLDSLPWYEAVVYIAQASDGLDKAHRSNPPIVHRNVNPGAMLVADGTVKLTNFNFARVEGDPSIIYTELIGGRDTAYAAPELFSDAGKADPRADVYGLGATLYHMVTRQRPNSFLSRTPNSPAHDLNRDVPGPLSQIIARAMEPLPANRFASAAELAAALRGMQG
- a CDS encoding serine/threonine protein kinase; translation: MEGQNLDELVGEVPVDRIIQIGIDLCDILAFAHSMAIVHRDIKPSNVMVSNQTHRVKLLDFGIAKNAGLGISQVTTDSDVPIGTFTYMAPEQFASPNQAHGASDIYSLGLTLYRVITGNLPATPWLGPRTFSLVPPDAFAPIDELAPAVQRFVATLGTVLPDLDWVADLDRVVGKAFREHSADRYRSAAEFKAELERVRALVSASVRA
- a CDS encoding class I SAM-dependent methyltransferase codes for the protein MSPAETPYSSYAAIYDRSGQSRFGLRMLLYARRLWGGEWPRSVLDLGCGTGAVAVALSLRDVRAVGVDRSPEMLARARARAARWGARAEFVQADYRDFALEDRFEAVTCFYDAINYCHTPFDLERVFRQAHRHARTGGTLFFDAITHFGIKHAWGTQTDARVESDVVRVWKSTFEPATGCGRLDITYLLRDEVDAGLWRRFDEEHVHRGYDPVEVHAALRSAGWEPRETFVCFTEDPVTMMTYRVAYLAIKRG